The nucleotide window TGTCCATCAACATGCTGCAGGGGTCAGACATATTGATGCATGGCCGCTGAACGGCACTACTGCACTTGTTGGCAAGGCAATCACTATAGATGTCGCAAGGTGATTATGAATATATTACACCCACAGACTATGGTCCAGATCTAAGACGCTGtctgggagttaccctgcccagttgccattagcagctttccctgggtgcccctggttcagcacttacccttcattcgaatggaaccgaacgctagctctctgacggccgttcgcatgaaccaaatcACGAATTGTCCTCAGCGATACTTTGCCACGAACGCTCTGGAACTAATTTCAGGATGAGGACAtggggttcccggtcacctcagcagtacttagccgcGATTGTTATGGAACGCTTtttggcatgaggtgaccgtgcggttccaGGACAACTTTGTCCTGgattttgaaccactttgcaacccaccaggagagtgctttttggagggaaggtgccggAGACTAAAGGGAACTAATGCTACCTGAGAGCCAGGTGGAGCACCACATATTGCGGATGCAGGAGCTcacgaaagttgaccggcaagagcaccaaacgccctggaactattttgggtatAGGACCACATGTGCGtcaggtcagaactttaacacagtggTGTTTtctctacactgcatggatctgagagctatttggagaactggacattttgacttggggtgccttggaaaaatattgaaatattaagggtgccttggaCCTAAAATGTTTAGGAACCACTGGTAGAATGCTTCCTTCTCCAAGTGCATTAAATCTGCCTGACTTCTGCAGTGTGCATGCTCCTCCAGTTGGTGGTGCTATATTGTTAATGTTAGAGACATTTCTGGAGTAGCAGCAGTAGATTGAGAGTATGTCATGATACATTTTCTGGTTtgttaatcaataaataaaattcacTCCAAACAAAGTCAGAAattaaaaggaaaagaaagggttgtattcaaaatggggggaggggaggaaactgCTTGGTCATTGCGACCTCTGAAATGTGTTGTGGTTATTAATAACAGTAGCCAAATATAATTCAGCTAATACACATAGAAAGGACTTGATACCGGAATCTTAGCATTTAGTTTAATTAAAGGGGACATGCTAAGCACCTTAACTTCATCTTACTAAAGTAGTTATGGCAAAAGACGGTCCATGTAAGCTTTCTTTTTAAAAGGTTCCACTAAGGACATACTTTTAAATtgaatctatttttttattccttCATGTGATGGGCTGCATCCCTGGGCTGTCAAGTAGCTTACTGGAATGTGTGTGTCACATAGACATATCAAGATATAGATTGAGTAGAAACTCCATACAAGGGTTAATTCAGGAGAACAGGGTCGCCTACAAACCCTTAAAAGTCCACTGATTTCCATCCCCCCTCGCTCCCTTTATTTCTTGAGTAGTGGAATTAGGATTACAGTAATGAGAATATAGGGAGACTTTTTGGTCTCACCCCTTTAAAACTCTTCTTCATTGCTGCAGTTGGCAATTAGATGAGAAAGCAATCAAGCACCTGTGGTTGCCCAGTCCCTAAAGATCCCAAATCATGGCACAATACAATAGGGCCTTTAATAGTACAAGGGAAAGGCATCTACAACCGGCCCCAAATCTCCTACGTATTAATGTGGGGCTGTATTAAAAAATAATGGAGACCAGGACCAGCTGCTGTTCCTTTTCAAGTCCCCATCTAGAAGCATAGGAAGGGGGCTGctctataaataaaacaatatggaaGTCCTAACTTACCTGACTTCaacaaaattgataaaattaACTTgagataaaatgtataaaaatcctTCTTCCTCCCCTCCCGCCTAAACTATTTGAATTTGTTAAACATACAAACAGAGGGCGCTAACAAATCGCAACAAGGCCATATGAACATTTGGAATATAGCTGGCTGCAGTTATATACCATGGGGAGAGGGTGGAGGTATGCATCATACATTGCTTAGCTAACATTGAGTTTAtgtaaggggaaaaaaacactccCTTAATAAAAATGCAACAAGTTTGTTTGCCATGAAATTTACCAGGTTGTAGTGTATTTTACAATATAGTTTTATATTTCCAAGCTTATGGACAAACTCAATTTTTTCTTTTGGACGAAGGTATATTAAACACTAATTTTAGTGAACACAGTTTAAATGGCAATATTGAGGCTTAAtagcttttgtttgttttgtaagttGTACAAATTCCCATAACCTGCTCTAATCAAAACATGGCTATTTTTGCCATGTGGATGTAATGCCCTAAAACAGGTTGTTTgaggaataacaaaaaaaaataaaaaaaataaaaattatttctcTCATCTACTTTTTCCCAGCGTGCATTGCTGTGGGGTATTCAAAATGTCAGTCATCACAAATTGCTTAAAGACCTGTCCTAGGTAACATCTGATGGATGGTAACACATGAAGGAAGAAAGGGAGGAGAGAGATATTTTCCGATGGTCATCACTTTTGTTCTCTGTCCAGAAGTATAAAATGGGGGTCTATGGTAGATTATGTAGTTTCACGGATTATCTAAAGATCTCCATTATGAGAAAGGAGATCTCACTGAATAAGAAGATGCCCTTTTCCATCATACAGAACTTCTGTCTAGCCATTTCAATAGGCATACTTAAAATGGCTTAAGGGATGGTGCCAGTATAGAAGGAAGCTCAgtctagtggttatgttgccagtAATCTCTGGACACCATCAGgttcagtttcttttttttttttttttttatattatttattcccCTTACTCGTGAGTCCGAGAAGGGCATATTATTGCGGTACAAACATTGTATAAGAAACAAGCATAGTCTGGCATTAGTCCTTCCAACTAGGTATAATACAACTGGTAAACTGGTGAGTTGGGGGTTTTGTGTATAAGAGAAATCGCTACGGTCTGGTATATGTGCTCAGATCTAGTTGTGGTCCGCGGCTCATGTGGTATGTGTCGGTGAGGGAGCAATTCTCGCTGTGAGTATACTCTGCCTGCCTACTGGCTGTGTGAGAGTGCGCTATATGTAAGTCTCGACCGGTCTGCGAGGGTGTTAGGTAAGTATTGTCGGCCTCTGTGGTCGGTGAGAGCCTAAGCTCTAGTGTACACACAGTaaaaggggagagagggagaaaacaTACGAGAGAATAATACAACATGTAATGGGCGTTAGTTCTCTATACGGCAGCAGCTGCACCATGGGGGGCCACGCTGGTGGTAGTGGGCTTCCCCTTGTTCAAGGTGTGTGCGCGCTTCACATCAGGTGGTGGCTAGTGCCTTTGTGCTTCACCGGGTCCCTCTGCGGCGCCACGGGCTCTCCCTGTGTAGGTCGCGGCAAAATGTCCCCTGAGAGGCCCAGGGTCTCCATTACGTCAGCTGCTTGGTGGATGCCCTGGATTGTGTGAGTGATGCCTCCATGTTGGAATAGTAACATCCGAGGTGACCTCCATCTGTAGCTGATCTCTTTGGCTCTGAGCTGTGccgtgaggggctgcagggatctCCTCCACTGCATGGTGTCTCCCGTGAGGTCGGCATAGAAGGTGAGCTGCATATTTTCAAAGAGGAGTGGCATGGCCCCTCTCAACGTGGTCTGTACCGCTATTTTATCTCTGAGGTTGGAGAAGCGCGCCACCACGTCTCCGGTGGCCGACGCGGGTGCCCCTCTATGCTTCGGCACCCGGAATACGCCTTCAAAGGTGATGTTCTTCGCCTGTTTAGGTTGCAGGAGAGACCCCACCAGCCTTCTCAGGAGGTGTGGTAGCTCCGCGTTCGGGATCTCTTCCGCCAGCCCGCGCACCTTCAGGTTAGCGCGGCGTCTGGCGTCTTCTGTCTGTGCGAAGCGTTGCGCCAGGGTCGCGTGTTGTAATTTCATAGCTTGTACCTCAGATTCCAGGGCCTCTATTttctgtgtgtgacggtctgacTTTATCTCCAGCGTTGTCAGGCGCCCAACCATGCCTGTGAGGTCGGCCCGGAGTGCAGCCACATCTGCCTGCAGTGTTTTCTGGAGGTCATTCAACATCTCCTTCAGTGTGGCTGCTGTTACTGGCGTCGGGCCCGGGTTCCGTGGGACCGGGTATGATTGCAGCGGGGGTATTAGGTCCGCCGCCCCTCTGCTTTGCAGGAGCTCTTCGGAGGAGTCAGAGTAGCCCTCtatgtcggcggccatcttgggcccgtaGGCTCCCTGTGCCCGGCGGAGAAATTCTTCAATATTCCTGCCTTCCGATGGTTTGTCTGCGCTCTGCTTTTTGTTCTTGCGACCCATGGTAGTTTTAGATATTTCCCCTCATTTTTCAGGCGATTGTGCCGTGAAATCTCGCCTTTTCTGCTCTTTTTGGTCGGGGCTCATGAGGCATGTGACTGCTCGTTTtcgttgcttggctccgcccccataaGGTTCAGTTTCAAACTGTTTGGGAGCAGTTTCACAAAAAAATGTGGGCCCTCCCCAACAACCAAAGATTTCTCCATATTCATTCACATGGATTTTAGGTAATTTACAGTTTTGCATTATGAATGTTGATTTTATCCAACATGACAGGTATTGGCTGAGAGGGGGTTTAGACATTCCGCACAAATGTTACCCTTATATATCTTCAATACTACACCAACATAATGATTCAGTtacaaaacaaacacatactatggGATGGTTCAGGATTTAGTGAAATATTGTATTCAGTTACACAACAGATGTCGAAAACCATTTCAGATTTCTTTCTTGCATCATGTGGGGAATATGCACGAGATAGAAAGATTAGAGGGCACGGTTTAGCTGGGAGGTTATGATGTGTTCTAAAGTCATTCTTGGCTTTTCATTTGGTAACAGGAGGTTCAATgcatgtttaaaaaaagaaaaggtgaaCAGGCTGCATGACTCAGGAGAAGATTGGGTTAGTTTCAAGCATAGTTGTGGAAAGGGGCAAGTCTGTGGTGAGTGCCACAACTGAATGCACAAGTGTAGTGGTCAGAAGACCAAATTAAAGGTCATTTTTTACACTAGAGAGCGCCTTCTCCAGCAGATCCTTGTTCTTCACTGTATGTGGGAGGGTCACACTCAGATTTTCATCATTCTGCATGGTTCGAACTATCGTATCATATGCATTACTATTACCGGACCAGCAACGTCTGGCCACCTGGAAATACACAAAaatagatttctctcattgggtTACAGTAGCAAAACAAATGCAAATTCaagttcacacaaaaaaaaaaaaatacacaactcAACTACACGTACAGTTACTAATCTGACCATGAACAATGCCTTTTCTCACATTGCTTTACCAGTCACCCTTCTAACAATGTTAGCGTGAACATGAACGTTTAAGCTGCATGCATGGCAACATAAAATAGGCAAAGATTTGCATTGTACGCCAGGCTGTGCCTTAACTTCatcacaagagaaaaaaaaaaaaaaaacaaagaacacaCACCACAAGAGTAAGGATTATTATAAACCTTTCATGTTTTTTGGGTTACTGGAATAGCCAGAGATTGAactctttcagccaatcagaatatcCGTATAATAAAAAGATGTCAAGAACTTTTCTTTTAATGTTAAAACATGACTCAGTCTGTTCACTTTTTTCCCCCCCACAGTGGAATGTCAACTCTCAGATAAACAAAATCAAAGTTAAACCTACCCCATTGGAGACATCCCAGTTTAGCATATTCTGAGCGCGGTCTTCAGCCTCCTGAGAACCATCCAAAACCAAGCCAAAGCCTCCATTAATTACCTCACCCCTACAAAATAAGGAAGGAAGAGTAAGGATTGACTTTGTTTCTGTAAGAATGTGCTGGGGCAGTTGTGCTCTTTGATGATCACATCAGGaaaatatttatctttttttttataatttaaattcaGCATTTTCATTCCCAGGCTTTTAAATATTAGCTTTGCTCCAAATGTCAGGCTACATGGAATGCCTGAGAAGATAAAACATTGAAATTAATAAGGTTCTACAATGTTCCCTTATACTGTTATACAGCTGGTGGGATCTAGCCAGCAAGACTAAATTTAGCTACTTCTCAGGAAAGCATGTTTGAACATTATACACTAGGACAGTCAGAGAAAATCCTCCGTTTCGAATTTTGTGTTCCTGAAATAAGTATTTTTTAGTAGGAAACAAAAACCAAGAGCCCTGAAAATAAAATCTGTATAGCTGTGTCTCTACAGTCTTTATGAAGGAATGTATATCTAGGAAAAAATTTTAATTATGCATCGCAGTTTGAATACAAAATAGTTAAAACCTTTTAGACAAGTGTAGCAGCCAgatgcataaaaaaaattaaatgagacCACGGGATCCTTCATAGATAAAACCAATtctctgcagccatcactggtgacaaCTTGGGGGATTGACACATCAAGATGATGGTAGCCCCGCCCAGTGTTTAGACAAAGTATTCTACATACAACACATCTATTTATACACAGAAACGTGGGTTCCCACACCAGAGGGTCCTTCATGCAATGCAATAGCCCTTAGAATAGTCCCAGCCCGGCGCTCTGTGTTGGGTCTTAGTTGCATCATCACTAGCTAACAAGAGACTGCTTGCGTTGTACAAAATGTACCCCAGAATCAACTATCCCATGACATCATACCCACACATTATATGTTACTGGATAGCCCATCATCCAGTGCCCTTACTGATCAAATAACACCGTGGTTGGTGGTCAATGACAAAGTGATACCAAACAAAGATTCACCGGATTGCCACACAGTCCAGATCCAGCAGTTCCAGAGTATCTCCCGGTCAGGCGCTTAATAGCAGAATGGGTACTAGTTATCCCCAGAGGTGTCCCAATTACATCTGAAAGGCAGAATAAGTGTCCAGGGCATCTCCATAACCCCTTCCCATAGGGGCAATAGTCCTTTTTGCCCATGTTGGAATGGTGTCCCGTGACAGTGTTAAACAGAAGGTTGTTTATCAAACTGGAATTGCTGGAAActgaccccccccctcccccagccatCTTTCCACTTGCCTGTATAAAGAATGGTTAGATGGATTGCAAAGTAATTTATTCTTGTACCCAGTGTTTATATTCCAATCAGGTTCTCTCACTCTTACCCTCCTAACAAACATACTCTTCACCACTGCTACAAAATAATCTGCACTGGTCCTTCAACCTGCCCCTACAGCATGCAACTTCTAATCCCTTGTTATGCATGATCCACCAATCACTAAGTAACGCCAATGTGTTTAAGAATAGCTGGATATACCCATAACCAAAAGCAAATTTCATTTCTGCCATAGATGGAAAGCAATTGCATCTGTCTAGAATATTTTCATATTAATGAAATCTAACAAGATGAGGAAATAATTGTTGATTTTTTTGAAATTTAAACGGAGCATTCACACCAAATATTCAATAAAGTGGAGATTGTGGacaaattaaactgaaaattcGATGGCAGGAGGAATTCTACAAATACCAAACTCTGGCCTTTAAAATGTCAATTTTCTTGGTCCGTATGGTCAATCCACCACAATTCTTGGGGTAGTGAATAAGACCTCCAATCCCCaaagcagcacaagtcaaacagtgAATGTACAATCTGCCAAAGTGGATTATTTTTAGTTATCCACTTACCAGCCAACGCCTCCTCCATTATGCAGAGATACCCATGTGGCTCCTCTGAAGGCATCTCCCACAAAGTTCTGCACCGCCATATCTGTCAGAGGAAGAGAAGGGACATAGTTGTTCAAAGTAGTCTCTTGGGAGGGCTGTTAGGCAGAAATTGGATTGTCTAGATGTAGGTAGAAGAGTCTGCATCGTTTTTGATCTGGTATGTTATTTATTGATAACAAATATCTTGTTCCTTGAGCTTCTGAGTCTACATAATGCTACAAGGTAATTTCCaagttaataaaaatgttttaaaataaaataagaataaataataggggggaggggagctcAGAAGTTGCTCTAGAGCTGCAGCACAGATTCTCAAAATGACAGGGGTGGGGTACCCCCATTTTACAGTCTACTGTTAAACATGGGTTTAAGGCCAATACACATCACGTAGCTGCCCTTCAATACATATTAGTTACAGTCCACTAAACAAATTTCAGTGAGCAACATTGATTGTAAGACAAATTCCCTTAAAACAACCTGCGCAAAAGGCAGAGCCATCATAGATATTAGAGGTTTCTCGGAAGGGGCTGTCTGTTCCACTGACGTCATGATGATCCCGACTGATCACTACTGGACCCTAcagattaaaaattttttttagccaTTAATAAACATCACAAGTGGCAGAGTCTAAACAACTCTAACACTTTAAACACCAGGCGTTAGGAGGCAAATACATTTATATCAAGATAAGTCTATTATGATCTCATTAACAAGTTAAGGCCAGTTGACAACGATTTTTCCCCATCATGACTAAACTATCAACgtattttacatattacaaatATTTTCATAGATGGGTATCCATTTTAAATTTTAACTAGGAAGACACTTTGGTAGGGCATAATACTGAAAGATACAGGATATACACCACATATGGATTTCTGTTTGTTAATAAAATgaagtaactagaaaccacaagcAAATGGCAGGTTTATTCCACTAAAAGAAAAACAGTCACATGTAGTAAAAATAGCGCCATGCTAAGAATGCCCACTTTGAACGATCAAATATTCAacattttatcaaaaacagaggAATGTCTGATAAGACTGAATGCTCACCAAAGATGGGACAGGAGAACAGTATAAAAAGGATACGTTAAGAGcagaggaagagaaaaaaaatcaggaagaaaaaaaaataaaaatacatcacaCTTCTGACATGAATGTCATTCCAATCATCAAACGTTAGAATGGCCTCCCCCATTATCTCACCTTAACCTGTCCCGTAGCAACTGCTTTATTGATGGCCACAGCAATGGAGACACGTCCTTTTTGGTCAGAGTAAAGAATCCTGGCCTGGGAGCCAACGACCTGATTGAAAGACACGTGAGATCTTCATTGGTGTCCGGTTATGCATCAAGAAGGAGCATATTGTTAAATTGTGATTCCATGAATGGCCATATAGCAAAAACCAGAAAGACTTACTAGATTATGCTTTCCAGCTTCCTTAATCCATTTCAGATTGTCGCTGTATTGTTTCTTCACAGGTTCACCGACTAGAGAATAGGAAGAAAGGGTCGGAATTTACCAAGTATGTGAACccaacaataataaaaattaagatTAAGGAGAGAGCTTATCAAGAAACCTCAATGGCATTATAGTTTATCTTTAGCACATCAAGTTCAATATGCATTAGCCATTACCCACAATTCATTTATTTCACAATATGGCAGCCACATGACTTGCTTCAGTGGGTAAAagggttttaaaaataaatgtaaaaaaaaaaaaaaaaaaaaaaacacacacctacaCTAGACAATAGAAAATCCATCTTAACACCACCCATACTTCTAAAACCTTCCACCACCAAGGTAATTTAGCAATGAGGTGTATTAAGTTACCCAGCCAAAGCAGATTCTGTGTTACATATTCTCTGTCCCAAGGGAGCTTTTGGCTCTCAAAAAACATTACAAAGATCTTTAGGTTTTATTTAGGGTTACTACCACTATATAAGGTGATTAATACATGTATGTGTGGCTAATTCGTTTTGCAAGTGGCTAGTTAAGTATGTGTGACAGTGTGCTTATATCCAAGATAAAGTATATAGGTGGTTGGACTTGGATGGGTCTAGGACAGACAAAAACCTAAATAGATCACTGGATAAAAAggtgaaaacaaaaaaagttagtgGGGGTCAGGGGAGGCAGAAAAATTACTGTATTAAGGATTTATGGCCTCTGCACTATTGTGAACCATAGATCtgcaagttttatttttaaaatttcagGATAACCCCTCACTTGTCAGTAGTAGTACTACTGTGCATCCCAAATGGTTTATTTGGCATCATAAGGATCAAGCAGAGTCGACTCACTGATTGTAGCAATGGCTACCCGTTACCCGATTCATATGATGTGTCTATTCCTGTCATTTAAGACCTACCAGTTTTGGATACCATAACTGGGGTTATAATCTACTGCAATACTATTATGAACTTTAAGACGACCAACTTTCATGTATAGCAATCAAATGTCTTTATACCCTCTGCTTGCGAAATAAGGTCTTCAAGGACAGAAGCTGCTATCTGGTCAGTGACCGAAAGATCTGCGGGGTCTGCGGAGGTGCACACCCATCGGAATGGTCCAAAACCCATAGAGAATATATTGCTGttcaaaaacacaacaaaaattaGCAGATGTTTAGAATTCTTCACTTATTTGCTCTGTCAACGTTGTGCTTTCATTTCATTAACCAAAAGGGgagggaaaatatataaataactgaAACACATTGCTAACTCCTCTTGTTCCATCTCacgatgaaaaaaaataaaaatcagtcaCCGTCCTCCTTAACTCTTTTATAACTTGATCCCTACAACCACGGTAAGGTATGGAAAATAAAACCTTTACAAGAGTATTGCATCAGGTTTAGAAGATTGTGTTAGTCAATATACTTTTAGACTTGTAAATGCAGAATAAATACCAATTTATCAGAAATTATGTCTTACCCCATAATATGTTGAACGTAGGACGGGTATCGAAACTCTATGCCAGATCCCCCAAGTTTCCCCACATCAGCTCCTAGGCAGGGTTAGAAAAGGGCTTTATTTGGCACAAATCCTTACTTTATAGCTATGAAGAAAACACACAAGACATATTTACATTAAGTCATTCATATCCATGCAAACCGCTTCCTCACCGGCTCGCCGTGCCTCAAGCAGGAAAGCATTTCCATAGTCCCAGAAAAACATGCCAGCATCAGACAGTTTGTTGATGGCTGCTACCTGCCGCCTTAAGCTACGAGAGAGAGTGCAAAAGTGCAAATTAATATATTAGATACAATTTCTTTATGGGTTAAATTTATTGGGAAAAGTTAGGTCTCTGAATAATGCAGTGATCATCTGAATACAAGAAGCCTTGTTCTCTGTAATTCAGaattaacaattaaaaaaaaaaaaaaaaaaaaaaaaaaaagggtaaatgaCTTGTTTCTGTTTAAGCAGCCCTAGCTTCAACTCTCCTAGCTGTGACTCAGTCtccatgacaaaataaaaatacattaaaaaaaaaagtttaatttcaatcagatcttacagagcAGTGTGTTTTCTGCTCAGTGAATTAAGCTTTAATTACATATAGGAGGCTgttgcaggctattaacagaaaaggatataaaaaaaattctattttaaacagactgtgcaataagggaagttaAAACTAATAAGACTCTTTTCAGGAAATGTGTAGAAAGGCTGTGTGCGtcctaaacaaagtgatttaactcataaaatggcagagaactgagcaatgagactgcaggagcacgatctatacaccaaaagcacttcattaagctaaaaggtTGTTTTGGTACTTAGTATGTCCGTTTAATGTATTATCATATCCACGGTTTATCACTGTATGCATTATTGCacaaataaatatagataatatatatttataaatataaatataggagGCCTGCACATACACTCACCTCTCTTGCACAAGCGGGCGGAAATAATCTGGATCAATACGATCATTGGAAATGGTTTCATTGAATTGCAGCTGCACGGGATAATAGCCGCCATTAAAGGGGTTGTGTAACGAAGTTTGATCAGATCCTAGGTCTACCAGTCGTTCACCTGTTTTCTCATATTCCTCCACCAGCCTCTCCCTGCAGAAAAGACATGTCTGTTAATACAGGTCACTAATAAAATCAGCAGCAGAATAACGTTGGCACAAATAAAGGATTATTTCTTAATAGGAGGGTTGTTACTGTATCGATTCATCTATTGAGTAATGAGAACATGGATGCAACCATATCAGTTTAGATGCAAACGGAACCTGCTTACCTTCTGAAATGGTTCAGAGATGGCTTTCAActgacaaagaaaacaaaaatttccTTGACACAGATCCTTGCAATAGTCTATGATATTATGCCAATACGAACACTTTTTCAAGAATGAATGTCAACATCAAGACACCTTTTGATTCTTATATAGTCATTTTTTCATACTTGTACATTATAGGCCCCACCACTTCCTCAGTAAGAACCACTGGGTTAACACATAACCAAGTACACAAAACTTACCAAAGATCTACAATATTCCCATGGTATCCCAGACTCAAaacctcttttttcttttttgcatttctgtaaaaatataaagaaaaaaaaaaatgtttatatctCCCATATCTTCACACACAGTGAAAATCCATCACTACCCATAAAAGGCACATTGGATTAATTTTAACTAAGGGACAGTCAGAGCAGGGAAAAGAAAATGCcatgatagagatatatatatatatatatatatatatatatatatatatatatattaatatatattttcatgctTTCTTTATTCACAGTCAATAAATCATTGTACAATACAGTAAGTAGATAAGTGGTAAGATAAAATTAGTATAGACATAAACAACCGTACTTCATATAACATAGGTAGGTATGAGGCATTCTAGGCCGTGgggttttgtattttataataaaatatgtaataagTTTTAGTAAGTTAGACACTCTGCATCCGTTACCCACTGTAAGATAAGGAAATTGTAAATAGTAGAATGGATACTTAAGGGTAAGGAGTAGAGCATGCCTCCGGTGTAAAGTATTGGGATCAAGAGGAGTTGTACCTAGGTTAATCGAGGAGGCTAGAGATCCCACTTAATCGGTGGTGGAATAGTTAGCGTAACGTTGTGGAGTAGCAGGGGGGAGAAATTGTGGGGTCCTTTTGACCATAAAGGGTGCCAGTTAAGCAGTATCAAAGCAATATCAAATGTAAACTTGCGCTATACA belongs to Pelobates fuscus isolate aPelFus1 chromosome 7, aPelFus1.pri, whole genome shotgun sequence and includes:
- the UROC1 gene encoding urocanate hydratase — its product is MSNLQVLCAGLPLNPLPPKKGRAKGGPHAPKRTPHLSTEEEKLALENALRYFPPELHETLATEFAEELRCYGHIYMYRFHPEIEMKAYPITEYPCHTTQAAAVMHMIMNNLDPAVAQFPQELVTYGGNGQVFSNWAQFWLVMHYLSKMTNHQTLVMYSGHPLGLFPSHPSAPRVVITNGMVIPNYSSKQEYERMFALGVTMYGQMTAGSYCYIGPQGIVHGTVLTIMNAGRLYLGLDDLAGKVFVTSGLGGMSGAQAKAAVIVGCVGVIAEVDQLVLEKRLQQGWLMAVTSSLDDCMEMMRNAKKKKEVLSLGYHGNIVDLWERLVEEYEKTGERLVDLGSDQTSLHNPFNGGYYPVQLQFNETISNDRIDPDYFRPLVQESLRRQVAAINKLSDAGMFFWDYGNAFLLEARRAGADVGKLGGSGIEFRYPSYVQHIMGNIFSMGFGPFRWVCTSADPADLSVTDQIAASVLEDLISQAEVGEPVKKQYSDNLKWIKEAGKHNLVVGSQARILYSDQKGRVSIAVAINKAVATGQVKGPVVISRDHHDVSGTDSPFRETSNIYDGSAFCADMAVQNFVGDAFRGATWVSLHNGGGVGWGEVINGGFGLVLDGSQEAEDRAQNMLNWDVSNGVARRCWSGNSNAYDTIVRTMQNDENLSVTLPHTVKNKDLLEKALSSVKNDL